Proteins from a genomic interval of Stenotrophomonas sp. 24(2023):
- a CDS encoding pseudouridine synthase, translating into MTIRLNKFIADTGFCSRREADRLLAARRVTVNGHPAGTGAVVGEGDKVLVDGQPLQARQARKPGSRRHVYIALNKPVGITCTTESTVKGNIVEFVGHEQRIFPIGRLDKDSEGLILMTSNGDIVNQILRAENGHQKEYLVAVNKPVTDEFLRGMSRGVRIHDQMTLPCRATRIAKFGFRIILQQGLNRQIRLMAAEFGYRVTQLRRVRIDNIKLGALKPGQWRNLTEQELHGLLPRQQDW; encoded by the coding sequence ATGACGATCCGACTCAACAAGTTCATCGCCGATACCGGCTTCTGTTCCCGCCGCGAGGCCGACCGCCTGCTGGCCGCCCGCCGCGTCACCGTCAACGGCCACCCGGCCGGTACCGGTGCGGTGGTCGGCGAGGGCGACAAGGTGCTGGTGGATGGCCAGCCGCTGCAGGCCCGCCAGGCACGCAAGCCCGGCAGCCGCCGCCATGTCTACATCGCGCTGAACAAGCCGGTGGGCATCACCTGCACCACCGAGAGCACGGTCAAGGGCAACATCGTCGAATTCGTCGGCCACGAGCAGCGCATCTTCCCGATCGGCCGCCTGGACAAGGATTCGGAAGGGTTGATCCTGATGACCTCCAACGGCGACATCGTCAACCAGATCCTGCGCGCCGAGAACGGCCACCAGAAGGAGTACCTGGTGGCGGTGAACAAGCCGGTGACCGACGAGTTCCTGCGCGGCATGTCCCGTGGCGTGCGCATTCATGACCAGATGACGCTGCCGTGCCGCGCCACCCGCATCGCCAAGTTCGGCTTCCGCATCATCCTGCAGCAGGGGCTGAACCGGCAGATCCGCCTGATGGCCGCTGAATTCGGCTACCGCGTCACCCAGCTGCGCCGCGTGCGCATCGACAACATCAAGCTCGGTGCGCTCAAGCCGGGCCAGTGGCGCAACCTGACCGAACAGGAACTGCACGGGTTGCTGCCGCGGCAGCAGGACTGGTAA
- a CDS encoding DEAD/DEAH box helicase, which yields MSQDSQAQLQFAQLGLSEPVMQAVSAIGYETPSPIQAATIPAMLEGRDVLGQAQTGTGKTAAFALPVLSNIDLQQSKPQALILAPTRELAIQVAEAFQSYSSKIPGFRVLPVYGGQPYGQQLSALRRGVHVVVGTPGRVIDHLDRSTLDLSELKTLVLDEADEMLRMGFIDDVEAVLKKLPEQRQVALFSATMPPQIRRIAQTYLQDPVEVTIAAKTTTSANIRQRYWWVSGMHKLDALTRILEVEPFDAMIIFARTKAGTEELASKLQARGLAAAAINGDMQQAQRERTIAMLKEGKLDILVATDVAARGLDVERISHVLNYDIPYDTESYVHRIGRTGRAGRSGEAILFATPREKGMLRQIERATRQPIEEMQLPSVEAVNDNRINKFTTRITETLGAGGLDFYRQLLERFENEQNVPAIEVAAALAKMLQGDTPFLLQAPVRAPREERAPRERFDRGDRPERGDRFDRNERGPRFERGPRREEGEGGFEQRPRRDVPPRGAPDQGMETYRIAVGHQHGVKPANIVGAIANEAGLESRYIGRIDIHDDFSLLDLPAQMPQDVLSHLQKVWVSGQQLQMRPLAPGEDVNPAPRPFKPRFDKRGPGGPGGHGGPGGPRRGGPGGPGGDREGRPPRRDGFKPRGPRSY from the coding sequence ATGTCCCAAGATTCCCAAGCGCAGCTGCAGTTCGCGCAGCTCGGCCTGTCCGAGCCCGTGATGCAGGCCGTCAGCGCCATCGGTTACGAAACCCCTTCGCCGATCCAGGCCGCCACCATCCCGGCGATGCTGGAAGGCCGCGACGTGCTGGGCCAGGCCCAGACCGGCACCGGCAAGACCGCTGCCTTCGCCCTGCCGGTACTGTCCAACATCGACCTGCAGCAAAGCAAGCCCCAGGCGTTGATCCTGGCCCCGACCCGCGAACTGGCCATCCAGGTCGCCGAGGCGTTCCAGTCCTATTCCTCGAAGATCCCCGGTTTCCGCGTGCTGCCGGTGTACGGCGGCCAGCCGTACGGCCAGCAGCTGTCGGCCCTGCGCCGCGGCGTGCACGTGGTGGTGGGCACCCCCGGCCGCGTCATCGACCACCTGGACCGCAGCACGCTGGACCTGTCCGAACTGAAGACCCTGGTGCTGGACGAAGCCGATGAAATGCTGCGCATGGGCTTCATCGACGACGTCGAAGCCGTGCTGAAGAAGCTGCCGGAGCAGCGCCAGGTGGCCCTGTTCTCGGCCACCATGCCGCCGCAGATCCGCCGCATCGCGCAGACCTACCTGCAGGACCCGGTGGAAGTGACCATCGCGGCCAAGACCACCACCTCGGCCAACATCCGCCAGCGTTACTGGTGGGTGAGCGGCATGCACAAGCTCGATGCGCTGACCCGCATCCTGGAAGTGGAGCCGTTCGATGCGATGATCATCTTCGCGCGCACCAAGGCCGGCACCGAAGAACTGGCCAGCAAGCTGCAGGCCCGTGGCCTGGCCGCCGCCGCCATCAACGGTGACATGCAGCAGGCGCAGCGCGAGCGCACCATCGCCATGCTGAAGGAAGGCAAGCTGGACATCCTGGTGGCCACTGACGTGGCGGCCCGTGGCCTGGACGTGGAGCGCATCAGCCACGTGCTGAACTACGACATCCCGTACGACACCGAAAGCTACGTGCACCGCATCGGCCGTACCGGCCGTGCCGGTCGCAGCGGCGAGGCGATCCTGTTCGCCACCCCGCGCGAGAAGGGCATGCTGCGCCAGATCGAGCGGGCTACCCGCCAGCCGATCGAAGAAATGCAGCTGCCGAGCGTGGAAGCGGTCAACGACAACCGCATCAACAAGTTCACCACGCGCATCACCGAAACCCTCGGTGCCGGCGGCCTGGACTTCTACCGCCAGCTGCTGGAGCGGTTCGAGAACGAGCAGAACGTACCGGCCATCGAAGTGGCAGCCGCGCTGGCCAAGATGCTGCAGGGCGATACCCCGTTCCTGCTGCAGGCACCGGTGCGCGCCCCGCGTGAAGAGCGTGCCCCGCGCGAGCGTTTCGACCGTGGCGACCGCCCGGAGCGTGGTGACCGTTTCGACCGCAACGAGCGCGGCCCGCGCTTCGAACGCGGCCCGCGCCGTGAAGAAGGCGAGGGTGGCTTCGAGCAGCGTCCGCGCCGTGACGTGCCGCCGCGTGGTGCGCCGGACCAGGGCATGGAGACCTACCGCATCGCGGTGGGCCACCAGCACGGCGTGAAGCCGGCCAACATCGTCGGCGCCATCGCCAACGAAGCCGGCCTGGAAAGCCGCTACATCGGCCGCATCGACATCCACGACGATTTCTCGCTGCTGGACCTGCCGGCGCAGATGCCGCAGGACGTGCTCAGCCACCTGCAGAAGGTCTGGGTGTCCGGCCAGCAGCTGCAGATGCGTCCGCTGGCCCCGGGCGAGGACGTCAACCCGGCGCCGCGCCCGTTCAAGCCGCGCTTCGACAAGCGTGGTCCGGGTGGTCCGGGCGGCCATGGTGGCCCGGGTGGCCCGCGCCGCGGTGGCCCGGGTGGCCCCGGCGGCGACCGTGAAGGCCGCCCGCCGCGCCGTGATGGGTTCAAGCCGCGCGGCCCGCGCAGCTACTGA
- a CDS encoding EAL domain-containing protein, which produces MGRSGRNSSDRRVPMPQGLGIRFVLLTGMAIGLVALSALIQELQAASTAWIAGQSHWSRGQQEATFAVSRYLTAGDARDLASARRALDVPLGDLQARLALEQGTPDVAKARAGFLRGDNAPADVPRLVFSFRYARNLGAFREATWLWRQTDRDLLAMSSLIDTLQARHGQSALGAAERQAYLRQLQQLDSRLQAQASTFTRALLRMATLVRIATLVVGGASVLLITLVAVGLARRVGKNLTEHESRFRAAFYQANVGMLKFGADGRIIEANQAIADILDQRREELLGMNLQDLLMEGEVVFDEQGGIDWSRQLRPAELRFRRRDGQLVWGRWSGTAVSGPHGGLSVFSIIEDVSQNHALVREIEHHASHDPLTGLINRREVERLLEQALLQVRGDGGRHALCYVNLDHFKLINDSFGHAAGDQMLRAFAEYLVGAVRDGDWVGRLGADEFALFLAQASQEEAKRVLTRVIRHLGQASFPAAGDSPQLSCSVGIVEVTDEAPDVNWLMSAADSACYAAKQAGRNRVHCFNENRLALEERRLQAEQLQRVRQAMADNRLLLFAQRIAKVGDPGYLHYEVLVRLRDADGALHGPGQFMGAVERYGLAVALDRHVLSLLFRHLQVCPAHVQRLGLCNVNVSAQSIADPSFLAFVCDLLERNRAVAAKLCFEITETAAISNLAQARAFIEAVKARGCRVALDDFGSGLSSFSYLRQLPADMLKIDGVFVRDMESDPVSRATVHAITEVGLELQLDVVAEWVESDTAAAELVALGVQGLQGYAIERPQPLERLTLSLLRPVRQVMPGGAAG; this is translated from the coding sequence ATGGGTAGAAGTGGCAGGAACAGCAGTGACCGGCGGGTGCCGATGCCACAGGGGCTGGGCATCCGTTTCGTGCTGCTCACCGGCATGGCGATCGGGCTGGTCGCGCTGTCGGCGCTGATACAGGAACTGCAGGCGGCCTCCACTGCCTGGATCGCGGGCCAGAGCCACTGGTCACGCGGCCAGCAGGAGGCGACCTTTGCCGTATCGCGTTACCTGACCGCCGGCGACGCCCGCGATCTGGCCTCGGCGCGGCGCGCGCTGGACGTGCCGCTGGGTGACCTGCAGGCACGCCTGGCGCTGGAGCAGGGCACGCCTGATGTCGCCAAGGCACGCGCGGGTTTCCTGCGGGGCGACAACGCGCCGGCCGATGTGCCCCGGCTTGTCTTTTCCTTCCGCTACGCTCGCAACCTGGGGGCGTTCCGCGAAGCCACCTGGCTGTGGCGGCAGACCGACCGTGACCTGCTGGCGATGTCCTCCCTGATCGATACCCTGCAGGCCCGCCACGGGCAGTCGGCGCTGGGCGCGGCCGAGCGGCAGGCCTACCTGCGCCAGCTGCAGCAGCTCGACAGCCGGTTGCAGGCACAGGCCAGCACCTTCACCCGCGCGCTGCTGCGCATGGCGACCCTGGTGCGCATCGCCACGCTCGTGGTCGGTGGGGCGTCGGTGCTGTTGATCACCCTGGTTGCAGTGGGCCTGGCGCGGCGGGTCGGCAAGAACCTCACCGAACATGAAAGCCGCTTCCGCGCAGCGTTCTACCAGGCCAACGTGGGCATGCTCAAGTTCGGTGCCGATGGCCGGATCATCGAGGCCAACCAGGCCATTGCCGACATCCTTGACCAGCGCCGCGAGGAACTGCTGGGCATGAACCTGCAGGACCTGCTGATGGAGGGCGAGGTGGTGTTCGACGAGCAGGGCGGCATCGACTGGTCGCGGCAGCTGCGCCCGGCCGAGCTGCGCTTCCGCCGCCGCGATGGGCAGCTGGTCTGGGGGCGCTGGAGCGGGACGGCGGTGAGCGGTCCCCACGGCGGGCTGTCGGTGTTTTCCATCATCGAAGATGTCAGCCAGAACCATGCGCTCGTGCGCGAGATCGAACATCACGCCAGCCATGATCCGCTGACCGGCCTGATCAACCGGCGCGAAGTGGAGCGGCTGCTGGAACAGGCGCTGCTGCAGGTACGCGGTGACGGCGGCCGGCACGCGCTGTGCTATGTCAACCTGGACCACTTCAAGCTCATCAACGACAGCTTCGGCCACGCTGCCGGTGACCAGATGCTGCGTGCCTTCGCCGAATACCTGGTCGGGGCGGTACGCGATGGTGACTGGGTGGGACGGCTGGGGGCGGACGAGTTCGCCCTCTTCCTGGCCCAGGCCAGCCAGGAGGAAGCCAAGCGCGTGCTGACCCGGGTCATCCGCCATCTGGGCCAGGCCAGTTTCCCGGCCGCCGGTGACAGCCCGCAGCTCAGCTGCAGCGTCGGCATCGTGGAAGTGACCGACGAGGCACCGGACGTGAACTGGTTGATGAGCGCGGCCGACAGCGCCTGCTATGCGGCCAAGCAGGCCGGGCGCAACCGGGTCCACTGCTTCAACGAGAACCGCCTGGCACTGGAGGAACGGCGGCTGCAGGCCGAGCAGCTGCAGCGGGTACGCCAGGCGATGGCCGACAACCGCCTGCTGCTGTTCGCCCAGCGCATCGCCAAGGTGGGCGACCCCGGTTATCTGCACTACGAGGTGCTGGTGCGCCTGCGTGATGCCGATGGCGCGCTGCATGGCCCGGGCCAGTTCATGGGCGCGGTGGAGCGCTATGGCCTGGCCGTGGCGCTGGACCGGCACGTGCTGTCGCTGCTGTTCCGCCACCTGCAGGTCTGCCCGGCGCACGTGCAGCGGCTGGGGCTGTGCAACGTCAACGTGTCGGCCCAATCCATCGCCGATCCCAGCTTCCTGGCGTTCGTCTGCGACCTGCTGGAGCGCAACCGCGCCGTGGCGGCCAAGCTGTGCTTCGAGATCACCGAAACGGCGGCGATCAGCAACCTGGCCCAGGCGCGTGCGTTCATCGAAGCGGTGAAGGCGCGGGGCTGCCGGGTGGCGCTGGATGATTTCGGCTCGGGCCTGTCGTCGTTCTCCTACCTGCGGCAGCTGCCGGCGGACATGCTGAAGATCGATGGTGTGTTCGTGCGCGACATGGAAAGCGATCCGGTCAGCCGGGCGACGGTGCATGCCATCACCGAAGTGGGCCTGGAGCTGCAGCTGGACGTGGTGGCCGAATGGGTCGAATCCGATACCGCTGCGGCCGAACTGGTGGCGCTGGGGGTGCAGGGCCTGCAGGGCTATGCCATCGAGCGGCCGCAGCCGCTGGAGCGGCTGACCCTGTCCCTGCTGCGTCCGGTACGCCAGGTCATGCCCGGTGGCGCCGCCGGCTGA
- a CDS encoding GGDEF domain-containing protein, with protein sequence MGSRQWRYETWGVLAVLLLCLILPWLGHAAQAGRGYLLVGAATDEPTPQRACTPQMLAGPRQQALVPAPAGGWSGQPQAVDVFNVFAGEVQLRHGDREVCGTMHDARTRDSRFRAGVGMVVVPPAGSAEPVLVSWQTPLKPGWVPTLRLGAPSPVQQNDTARLLVRAACVAVALALALSALMAYLSTADRSFLAYIGGTAVIVLWQATLGGLSGYPEPWLPVGNDSVVWVVGLSAAVLALLLPALWRLNGGDRLLPGLRWAPRALQWALLLLAMATPWLQRGPLALLVSVLQAGFVIGCVVSLLAGIWARLRGDRWALTGLAALGPLLVLIGGEACALDWLVEYQVEAMQLSVTWVLMMAAYALNLRLGRLRQQRDELRQLADTDGLTGLPNRRAGLRQLSHLLEAARREGTPLAIGFLDIDLFKDINDRHGHEIGDQVLVAVARALRASVRAQDEVVRMGGEEFLLLMPGLPGEAATARLERVRQRIADAGRSLQVEGLAFTASIGLAQWRGSGDDLAALLRRADHAMYAAKREGRNRVHDGERDDPVAAA encoded by the coding sequence GTGGGCAGCAGGCAGTGGCGGTACGAAACGTGGGGTGTGCTGGCGGTGCTGCTGCTGTGCCTGATCCTGCCCTGGCTGGGCCATGCGGCCCAGGCCGGCCGTGGCTACCTGCTGGTCGGGGCGGCCACCGATGAACCCACCCCGCAGCGCGCCTGCACGCCGCAGATGCTGGCCGGCCCGCGCCAGCAGGCGCTGGTGCCGGCCCCGGCCGGGGGCTGGTCCGGCCAGCCCCAGGCGGTGGATGTCTTCAATGTCTTCGCCGGTGAAGTGCAGCTGCGCCATGGTGACCGGGAGGTCTGCGGCACCATGCACGACGCGCGTACCCGCGATTCACGCTTCCGCGCCGGCGTGGGCATGGTGGTGGTGCCGCCGGCCGGCAGCGCCGAGCCTGTCCTGGTGTCCTGGCAGACGCCGCTGAAACCGGGCTGGGTACCGACGCTGCGGCTGGGGGCACCCAGCCCGGTGCAGCAGAATGACACCGCCCGGCTGCTGGTCCGGGCCGCCTGCGTGGCGGTGGCGCTGGCCCTGGCGCTGTCGGCGCTGATGGCCTACCTGTCCACGGCCGACCGCAGTTTCCTGGCCTACATCGGCGGCACGGCGGTGATCGTGCTGTGGCAGGCCACGCTGGGCGGGCTCAGCGGCTATCCGGAACCCTGGCTGCCGGTGGGCAATGACAGCGTGGTGTGGGTGGTCGGGCTCAGCGCGGCCGTGCTGGCCTTGCTGTTGCCGGCCCTGTGGCGGCTCAACGGCGGCGACCGCCTGCTGCCGGGGCTGCGCTGGGCGCCGCGCGCGCTGCAGTGGGCGCTGCTGCTGCTGGCGATGGCCACGCCCTGGCTGCAGCGGGGGCCCCTGGCGCTGCTGGTGAGCGTGCTGCAGGCCGGATTCGTGATCGGGTGCGTGGTGTCGCTGCTGGCCGGGATCTGGGCGCGGCTGCGCGGCGATCGCTGGGCACTGACCGGACTGGCGGCGCTGGGGCCGTTGCTGGTGCTGATCGGGGGCGAGGCCTGCGCGCTGGACTGGCTGGTGGAATACCAGGTGGAGGCCATGCAGCTGTCGGTGACGTGGGTGCTGATGATGGCCGCCTACGCCTTGAACCTGCGGTTGGGCCGGCTGCGCCAGCAGCGCGATGAACTGCGCCAGCTGGCCGACACCGACGGGCTGACCGGGCTGCCCAACCGGCGCGCCGGCCTGCGCCAGCTCAGCCACCTGCTGGAGGCCGCCCGTCGCGAGGGCACGCCGCTGGCCATCGGTTTCCTGGATATCGACCTGTTCAAGGACATCAACGACCGCCATGGCCATGAGATCGGCGACCAGGTGCTGGTGGCCGTGGCCCGTGCGCTGCGCGCATCGGTGCGCGCCCAGGACGAGGTGGTGCGCATGGGCGGCGAGGAATTCCTGCTGCTGATGCCGGGGTTGCCGGGCGAGGCCGCCACGGCCCGCCTGGAGCGGGTCCGCCAGCGTATCGCCGATGCCGGGCGCAGCCTGCAGGTGGAAGGGCTGGCGTTCACCGCCAGCATCGGCCTGGCCCAGTGGCGCGGCAGCGGTGACGACCTGGCCGCGTTGCTGCGGCGCGCCGACCACGCCATGTACGCCGCCAAGCGGGAAGGCCGCAACCGGGTCCATGACGGTGAACGCGACGACCCCGTTGCAGCGGCATGA
- a CDS encoding RNA-binding S4 domain-containing protein — MQILEFDLDGDYVELKQLLKLADLVTSGGEAKMVISEGLVQVDGQVELRKACKIRAGQVVEFNDSQIRVLAAG; from the coding sequence GTGCAGATCCTCGAATTCGACCTCGACGGCGACTACGTCGAACTCAAGCAGCTGCTGAAGCTGGCCGACCTGGTCACCAGCGGCGGCGAGGCCAAGATGGTCATCAGCGAAGGGCTGGTACAGGTGGACGGGCAGGTCGAACTGCGCAAGGCCTGCAAGATCCGTGCGGGCCAGGTGGTGGAATTCAACGACAGCCAGATCCGGGTACTGGCCGCCGGCTGA
- a CDS encoding MAPEG family protein encodes MATELTMLAWAALLGFVYIFAATAVVTRERGMKWNASARDAPTPPLSPLAGRLARAQANFLETFPFFAAAVVAVVVAGRGSDSTALAAQAYVWSRLVYLPLYALGVPYLRSLVWLVSLASIVVLLAALL; translated from the coding sequence ATGGCAACCGAACTGACGATGCTGGCGTGGGCGGCGCTGCTGGGTTTCGTCTACATCTTCGCCGCGACGGCGGTGGTCACCCGCGAGCGGGGCATGAAGTGGAACGCGTCCGCGCGTGATGCGCCCACGCCGCCATTGAGCCCGCTGGCCGGGCGGTTGGCGCGGGCACAGGCCAATTTCCTGGAAACCTTCCCGTTCTTCGCTGCTGCCGTGGTCGCGGTGGTGGTGGCCGGTCGTGGCAGCGACAGCACGGCGCTGGCCGCGCAGGCCTACGTGTGGTCGCGCCTGGTCTATCTGCCGCTGTATGCGCTGGGTGTTCCGTACCTGCGCAGCCTGGTCTGGCTGGTCTCGTTGGCCAGTATCGTGGTGCTGCTGGCCGCGCTGTTGTGA
- the ubiM gene encoding 5-demethoxyubiquinol-8 5-hydroxylase UbiM encodes MRRMDVVVVGAGPAGLCFARGLAAAGLQVGLVDTQPRQALAQAAFDGREIALTHASRQSLEALGIWQRLPDAQISELRAARVMDGASPFALTFASGQPQGQPLGWLVPNHLIRRAAWEAVQGQAGVTVLDGRRLEALQADAQGHVLQLDDGSTLHARLLVAADSRFSATRRLLGIGAQMRDFGKSMLVCRMQLERDHHHTAWEWFGYGRTLALLPLDDGQASAVVTLPARQVASLLAMDEAAFGEAITGFFEHRLGRMQPVARPQAYPLVAVYAHHFAGERCALIGDAAVGMHPVTAHGFNLGLASAQRLATAIAAQQGRGADIAAAGVLAAYQRGHRLASRPLYEATNAIASLYTDDRAPVRLLRAAGLRVAQGVRPFRQLIAAHLTQRVA; translated from the coding sequence ATGCGCAGGATGGATGTGGTGGTGGTCGGTGCCGGGCCGGCGGGGCTGTGCTTTGCCCGCGGCCTGGCCGCTGCCGGCCTGCAGGTGGGGCTGGTGGACACCCAGCCGCGGCAGGCGCTGGCGCAGGCTGCCTTCGACGGCCGTGAAATCGCGCTGACCCATGCCTCGCGTCAGTCGCTGGAAGCCCTGGGCATCTGGCAACGCCTGCCGGACGCCCAGATTTCCGAACTGCGTGCCGCGCGGGTGATGGACGGGGCATCGCCGTTCGCGCTGACCTTCGCCAGCGGCCAGCCGCAGGGACAGCCGCTGGGCTGGCTGGTGCCCAATCACCTGATCCGGCGCGCGGCCTGGGAGGCCGTACAGGGCCAGGCCGGGGTGACCGTGCTGGACGGGCGCCGGCTGGAGGCACTGCAGGCCGATGCCCAGGGCCACGTGCTGCAGCTGGACGACGGCAGTACGCTGCACGCCCGCCTGCTGGTGGCGGCCGACAGCCGTTTTTCCGCTACCCGCCGGCTGCTCGGCATCGGCGCGCAGATGCGCGACTTCGGCAAGTCGATGCTGGTTTGCCGCATGCAGCTTGAACGTGATCACCACCACACAGCGTGGGAGTGGTTCGGCTATGGCCGCACGCTGGCGCTGCTGCCGCTGGACGATGGCCAGGCCTCGGCGGTGGTCACCCTGCCGGCACGGCAGGTCGCGTCGTTGCTGGCGATGGACGAGGCGGCCTTCGGCGAAGCGATCACTGGTTTCTTCGAGCACCGCCTGGGGCGGATGCAGCCCGTGGCCCGGCCACAGGCTTACCCGCTGGTGGCCGTGTATGCGCACCATTTCGCCGGTGAGCGCTGCGCGCTGATCGGTGATGCGGCCGTGGGCATGCACCCGGTCACTGCACACGGGTTCAATCTGGGCCTGGCCAGCGCGCAGCGCCTGGCGACGGCCATCGCAGCACAGCAGGGCCGGGGGGCGGACATTGCTGCGGCCGGGGTGCTGGCGGCCTACCAGCGCGGCCACCGGCTGGCCTCGCGGCCGCTGTACGAGGCCACCAATGCCATTGCCAGCCTGTATACCGACGACCGTGCGCCGGTGCGCCTGCTGCGCGCGGCCGGGTTGCGCGTGGCGCAGGGCGTGCGCCCGTTCCGGCAGCTGATCGCCGCCCACCTGACCCAGCGGGTGGCCTGA
- a CDS encoding DUF4019 domain-containing protein, whose amino-acid sequence MKRSALLLFLLLPLPLPLLAQTLPPPATPAPAPARPAPTAAPAHPALPPAQQAQVQKQDAEMSAAGLRVAQMVDGHRAAELWEGASAVAKKAVNKAAFIGQLDTDRGRLGALVGRGEPSVTRVKYGAGAAVPEGLYINVSFPTRFANSAQPVRELVSFRFDEDKVWRLAGYSVRAPGP is encoded by the coding sequence ATGAAGCGATCGGCCCTGCTGCTGTTCCTGTTGTTGCCACTGCCGTTGCCGCTGCTGGCGCAGACCCTGCCGCCGCCGGCGACGCCGGCCCCGGCCCCGGCGCGTCCCGCACCGACGGCTGCCCCGGCACATCCGGCACTGCCCCCCGCACAGCAGGCCCAGGTGCAGAAGCAGGATGCCGAGATGAGCGCCGCCGGGCTGCGCGTGGCGCAGATGGTCGATGGCCACCGTGCGGCGGAACTGTGGGAGGGCGCCTCGGCGGTGGCGAAGAAAGCCGTGAACAAGGCCGCCTTCATCGGCCAGCTGGATACCGATCGTGGCCGCCTGGGGGCCCTGGTCGGCCGCGGTGAGCCCAGCGTCACCCGGGTCAAGTACGGCGCCGGTGCGGCCGTGCCGGAAGGGCTGTACATCAACGTCAGTTTTCCGACCCGGTTCGCCAACAGCGCCCAGCCGGTGCGCGAGCTGGTGTCGTTCCGTTTCGATGAGGACAAGGTCTGGCGCCTGGCCGGCTACAGCGTGCGCGCGCCCGGCCCCTGA
- a CDS encoding DNA-3-methyladenine glycosylase 2, with protein MDTQPALDTAACDRARLARDARFDGVFFTAVRSTGIYCRPVCPAPPPKPRNITYYPSAAAAAAAGYRPCLRCRPELAPQAQQALAGQAVQRALALIHSGFLQEQPAAALAAKIGLSARQLQRLFVEHLGATPGQIHATLRLLLAKQLLTETTLPVTDVALAAGYNSLRRFNTAFLQGCGMPPTALRRQHRPLAADDGGLVLRLGYRPPLDFPRMLAFLRKRSLPGIELIGEDSYQRVLGTPERPTLLRVSADPKRPELRLQLGVVDPRLIPDIVRRVRRVFDLDADLQQVHAALGEEPLLARGIAERPGLRVPGGWDGFEVAVRAVLGQQVSVAAATTFARRLVDAWGAHLPGMPTEFNRQFPAPQVLADAPLESIGLPRSRAATVRALASACAGGQLDFGPGQALEEFVARCVALPGIGPWTAQYIALRGLGQPDAFPAGDLVLQQVLGQGQRLSERATETRSHPWRPWRAYAVLHLWHLSGTFVGESS; from the coding sequence ATGGACACTCAACCCGCCCTGGATACCGCCGCCTGCGACCGTGCCCGGCTGGCCCGCGATGCGCGTTTCGACGGCGTGTTCTTCACCGCGGTACGCAGCACCGGCATCTACTGCCGCCCGGTGTGCCCGGCCCCGCCCCCGAAGCCGCGCAACATCACCTACTACCCCAGCGCGGCGGCGGCGGCGGCGGCAGGCTACCGGCCCTGCCTGCGCTGCCGCCCCGAACTTGCGCCGCAGGCACAGCAGGCATTGGCCGGGCAGGCCGTGCAGCGTGCGCTGGCACTGATCCACAGCGGCTTCCTGCAGGAACAGCCGGCCGCCGCGCTGGCCGCGAAGATCGGCCTGAGCGCGCGCCAGCTGCAACGGCTGTTCGTCGAACATCTCGGTGCCACGCCCGGGCAGATCCACGCCACCCTGCGCCTGCTGCTGGCCAAGCAGCTGCTGACCGAGACCACGCTGCCGGTGACCGATGTCGCCCTGGCGGCGGGCTACAACAGCCTGCGTCGTTTCAACACGGCGTTCCTGCAGGGCTGCGGCATGCCGCCCACCGCCCTGCGCCGGCAGCACCGGCCGCTGGCCGCCGACGATGGCGGCCTGGTCCTGCGGCTGGGCTACCGGCCACCGCTGGATTTCCCGCGCATGCTGGCCTTCCTGCGCAAACGCAGCCTGCCGGGCATCGAACTGATCGGCGAGGACAGCTACCAGCGCGTGCTGGGCACGCCCGAACGCCCCACCCTGCTGCGGGTCAGCGCCGACCCCAAGCGCCCCGAACTGCGCCTGCAGCTGGGCGTGGTCGACCCGCGCCTGATTCCGGACATCGTGCGGCGGGTGCGCCGCGTGTTCGACCTGGATGCCGATCTGCAGCAGGTGCATGCCGCCCTCGGCGAGGAACCGCTGCTCGCCCGCGGCATTGCCGAGCGCCCGGGGCTGCGCGTGCCCGGTGGCTGGGATGGTTTTGAAGTGGCGGTGCGTGCCGTGCTGGGCCAGCAGGTCAGCGTCGCCGCTGCCACCACGTTCGCGCGGCGCCTGGTCGATGCCTGGGGCGCGCACCTGCCCGGCATGCCGACCGAATTCAACCGCCAGTTTCCTGCACCGCAGGTGCTGGCCGACGCGCCGCTTGAATCGATCGGCCTGCCACGCAGCCGCGCGGCCACTGTGCGCGCACTGGCCAGCGCCTGTGCCGGTGGCCAGCTGGATTTCGGTCCTGGCCAGGCGCTGGAAGAGTTCGTCGCACGCTGCGTGGCCCTGCCCGGCATCGGCCCATGGACGGCGCAGTACATCGCGCTGCGCGGGCTGGGCCAGCCCGATGCGTTTCCGGCCGGTGATCTGGTGCTGCAACAGGTGCTCGGCCAGGGCCAGCGCCTGAGCGAGCGCGCCACCGAAACCCGCTCGCACCCCTGGCGGCCGTGGCGCGCCTATGCCGTGCTGCACCTGTGGCACCTGTCTGGCACCTTCGTTGGAGAGTCCTCATGA